The following proteins are co-located in the Apium graveolens cultivar Ventura chromosome 5, ASM990537v1, whole genome shotgun sequence genome:
- the LOC141660468 gene encoding uncharacterized protein LOC141660468, with product MTKWVEAKSMRAINQQDFIKFMDNILMRFGIPRVLLSDNGPEFIGSEFESYHQERGIKYKKSSVAYPQGNGQVEVTNRILLRVIEKRLKEIKSKWLEELPSVLWYYRTSPRTRTRETPFKLAYGTEAMLLIEVVSPSHRAINFDEVANEEGLRTNMEIIDEVQDQAIAKMERYKEKTREHFSKKSRVKSFQVGDLVLRDTEASDLTNTGKLMPKWEGPYKIKEVLRPGTYKLLNMDGSEVPNNLHGLRLTKFYK from the coding sequence ATGACCAAATGGGTTGAAGCGAAATCGATGAGGGCCATAAACCAGCAGGACTTCATAAAGTTTATGGACAatattttgatgaggttcgggattcCAAGAGTCCTATTATCAGATAATGGACCAGAGTTCATCGGATCAGAATTCGAGTCCTACCACCAGGAGCGCGGGATCAAGTACAAAAAGTCATCAGTAGCATATCCTCAAGGAAACGGACAAGTAGAAGTCACCAACAGAATCCTGCTCCGGGTTATTGAGAAGAGACTCAAAGAAATCAAGAGCAAATGGCTAGAAGAACTACCAAGTGTACTATGGTATTACAGGACAAGCCCTAGGACAAGAACCAGGGAGACTCCATTCAAACTAGCTTATGGCACAGAAGCAATGCTTCTTATTGAGGTAGTATCTCCTTCTcacagagcaataaactttgaTGAAGTAGCAAACGAAGAAGGACTCAGAACAAACATGGAGATAATCGATGAGGTCCAGGACCAAGCTATAGCAAAGATGGAGAGATACAAGGAGAAGACCAGGGAACATTTCAGTAAGAAGTCCAGAGTCAAAAGCTTCCAAGTTGGAGACCTGGTTCTTCGAGACACAGAAGCATCAGATCTTACAAACACTGGAAAGttaatgcccaaatgggaaggtCCATATAAGATCAAAGAAGTCCTGAGGCCAGGGACCTACAAACTTTTGAACATGGATGGCTCAGAAGTACCCAATAACTTGCATGGACTAAGACTAACGAAGTTCTACAAATAG